A part of Streptomyces sp. NBC_00557 genomic DNA contains:
- a CDS encoding shikimate dehydrogenase: MAKDSYLVGLIGAGIGPSLSPALHQREADRQGLRYLYRLLDLDVLGRAPEAVGDLVRAARDLGYDGLNITHPCKQLVIDHLDALDPRAEALGAVNTVVFDGGRAVGHNTDVTGFAAAFARGLPDAPLERVVQLGAGGAGAAVAHAVLTLGAERVTIVDAAPERAAALAGSLVRHVGPGRAAAATLDRLPELLAEAGGAGGLVHATPTGMAAHPGLPLPAGLLHPGLWVAEVVYRPLETELLKAARARGCAVLGGGGMAVFQAADAFRLFTGREPDSGRMLDDFEELVGVERTGSAVG; encoded by the coding sequence GTGGCCAAGGACTCGTATCTCGTCGGGCTGATCGGGGCCGGGATCGGCCCCTCGCTCAGCCCCGCCCTGCACCAGCGGGAGGCGGACCGGCAAGGCCTGCGCTACCTCTACCGGCTCCTCGACCTCGACGTCCTCGGGCGGGCGCCGGAGGCGGTCGGCGACCTCGTCCGCGCGGCCCGCGACCTCGGTTACGACGGGCTGAACATCACCCACCCCTGCAAGCAGCTGGTCATCGACCACCTCGACGCGCTCGACCCGCGGGCCGAGGCGCTCGGCGCGGTCAACACCGTGGTCTTCGACGGCGGCCGCGCCGTCGGCCACAACACCGACGTGACGGGATTCGCCGCGGCCTTCGCCCGTGGTCTGCCCGACGCCCCGCTGGAGCGGGTCGTGCAGCTCGGCGCGGGCGGCGCGGGCGCGGCCGTGGCCCACGCCGTGCTGACCCTGGGCGCGGAGCGGGTCACGATCGTCGACGCCGCGCCCGAGCGGGCCGCCGCCCTCGCCGGTTCCCTGGTACGGCACGTGGGCCCCGGCCGGGCCGCGGCCGCGACGCTCGACCGGTTGCCCGAGCTGCTGGCCGAGGCCGGCGGCGCCGGGGGGCTCGTGCACGCCACACCGACCGGTATGGCCGCGCACCCCGGGCTGCCGCTGCCCGCCGGGCTGCTGCATCCCGGACTGTGGGTCGCCGAGGTGGTGTACCGGCCTTTGGAGACGGAACTGCTGAAGGCCGCCCGCGCGCGGGGCTGCGCCGTTCTGGGCGGCGGCGGGATGGCCGTGTTCCAGGCCGCGGACGCCTTCCGGCTGTTCACGGGGAGAGAGCCGGACAGCGGCCGGATGCTCGACGACTTCGAGGAACTGGTGGGCGTCGAGCGCACGGGGAGTGCCGTCGGATGA
- a CDS encoding VOC family protein: MINGAHVVLYSRDAEADRAFLRDTLGWAHVDAGHGWLIFQAPPAEAAVHPTDGEPAHELMLMCDDLDATRRQLAERGVEFTRPVEEARWGRVTALRLPGGGELALYEPRHPRP; the protein is encoded by the coding sequence GTGATCAACGGTGCACATGTGGTGCTCTACAGCCGGGACGCGGAGGCCGACCGCGCCTTCCTGCGCGACACCCTCGGATGGGCGCACGTCGACGCGGGCCACGGATGGCTGATCTTCCAGGCGCCGCCCGCCGAGGCGGCCGTACACCCCACGGACGGTGAGCCGGCGCACGAGCTGATGCTGATGTGCGACGACCTGGACGCGACACGGCGGCAACTCGCCGAGCGCGGAGTGGAGTTCACCCGGCCGGTCGAGGAGGCCCGCTGGGGCCGGGTGACCGCCCTGCGCCTGCCGGGCGGCGGCGAACTGGCCCTGTACGAGCCCCGCCACCCGCGGCCGTAG
- a CDS encoding potassium channel family protein, translated as MTDPGAAGKRPSPPRRDRPLPGAPGPGATALSIARSAVLAVALVAAYYLLPLAWHGVDADALVLVGGLLMAGLFFGWEMWLITRSPSPRLKAVEAVAVTVVLYLVLFASGYYVLEHTVPGSFSTHLTRTDALYFTLSTFATVGFGDITPVSQAGRVLAMCQMAGGLLLAGVAVRVLTGAVRVGLRHQGREPPE; from the coding sequence ATGACCGATCCTGGGGCTGCCGGGAAGCGGCCGAGCCCACCGCGGCGGGATCGGCCGCTTCCCGGCGCTCCGGGGCCCGGAGCCACGGCCCTGTCCATCGCCCGGTCGGCCGTTCTCGCGGTCGCCCTCGTCGCCGCGTACTACCTGTTGCCGCTGGCCTGGCACGGCGTGGACGCCGACGCGCTGGTCCTGGTCGGGGGCCTGCTGATGGCCGGCCTGTTCTTCGGGTGGGAGATGTGGCTCATCACCCGGTCGCCCTCGCCGCGCCTGAAGGCCGTCGAGGCCGTGGCCGTCACGGTCGTCCTGTATCTGGTCCTCTTCGCGAGCGGCTACTACGTGCTCGAACACACCGTGCCCGGCTCCTTCAGCACACACCTGACCAGAACCGACGCGTTGTACTTCACCCTCAGCACGTTCGCCACGGTCGGCTTCGGCGACATCACCCCGGTGTCCCAGGCGGGCAGGGTGCTGGCGATGTGCCAGATGGCCGGCGGTCTGCTGCTCGCGGGCGTGGCCGTCCGGGTGCTCACGGGCGCGGTACGGGTGGGGCTGCGCCACCAGGGGCGGGAGCCGCCGGAGTGA
- a CDS encoding creatininase family protein, producing MSGSGARAAAGEVAYGVACGVLPTDTTEDVRTRGAEVSAQVAVLPVGSFEQHGPYLPLATDTLVACAVAREIAAAYPVHLLPPVTVSCSHEHADWPGTVSISSVTLHAVVRDIAASLRRSGVEALVVVNGHGGNYVLGNVVQEASARGERMALFPAAEDWEAARERAGVQTSLLTDMHAGEIETSILLHAHPEFVRPGYESADFTADDRRHLLTVGMSAYTESGVIGRPSLGSAEKGKELLASLTESFEPCFTLLTSDEARG from the coding sequence ATGAGTGGTTCGGGCGCGCGTGCGGCGGCAGGCGAGGTGGCGTACGGCGTGGCCTGCGGCGTGTTGCCGACGGACACCACGGAAGACGTACGGACCCGGGGCGCGGAGGTGTCAGCACAGGTCGCCGTCCTTCCCGTCGGCAGTTTCGAACAGCACGGTCCGTACCTTCCGCTGGCGACCGACACGCTCGTCGCCTGCGCCGTGGCGCGGGAGATCGCCGCCGCGTACCCGGTGCACCTCCTTCCTCCGGTGACGGTCTCCTGCTCGCACGAGCACGCGGACTGGCCGGGGACCGTCAGCATCTCCTCCGTGACCCTGCATGCGGTGGTCCGTGACATCGCGGCGTCGCTGCGCCGCTCGGGCGTCGAGGCGCTGGTCGTGGTCAACGGGCACGGCGGGAACTACGTCCTGGGCAACGTCGTCCAGGAGGCCTCCGCGCGCGGTGAGCGGATGGCGCTGTTCCCGGCCGCGGAGGACTGGGAGGCGGCGCGGGAGCGGGCGGGGGTGCAGACATCGCTGCTCACCGACATGCACGCGGGGGAAATCGAGACCTCGATTCTGCTGCACGCTCATCCCGAATTCGTCCGCCCTGGTTACGAGTCCGCCGATTTCACCGCTGACGACCGTCGTCATCTGCTCACAGTTGGAATGTCCGCCTACACCGAATCGGGCGTCATCGGCCGTCCTTCCCTGGGATCCGCGGAAAAGGGGAAGGAACTCCTGGCGAGCCTGACGGAATCCTTCGAGCCGTGTTTCACGCTGCTCACGTCCGACGAGGCCCGCGGGTAG
- a CDS encoding PPOX class F420-dependent oxidoreductase, translating into MSEDTSAPAQDALLGLLSEGHAGTLVTLKRDGRPQLSNVTHAYYPDERVIRISVTDDRAKTRNLRRDPRASYHVTSADRWAYTVAEGTADLSPVAEDPHDDTVEELIRLYRDVQGEHPDWDDYRAAMVRDRRLVVRLHVERVYGIPKR; encoded by the coding sequence ATGAGCGAAGACACCTCGGCACCCGCGCAGGACGCGCTGCTCGGCCTGCTCTCCGAAGGCCACGCCGGCACCCTGGTCACCCTCAAGCGCGACGGCCGCCCCCAGCTGTCCAACGTCACCCACGCCTACTACCCCGACGAGCGCGTCATCCGGATCTCCGTCACCGACGACCGCGCCAAGACCCGCAACCTGCGCCGCGACCCCCGCGCCTCCTACCACGTCACCAGCGCCGACCGCTGGGCGTACACCGTCGCCGAGGGCACGGCCGACCTCTCCCCGGTCGCCGAGGACCCGCACGACGACACCGTCGAGGAACTGATCCGCCTCTACCGGGACGTCCAGGGCGAACACCCGGACTGGGACGACTACCGGGCGGCCATGGTCCGCGACCGCCGCCTGGTGGTACGGCTGCACGTCGAGAGGGTGTACGGCATCCCGAAGCGCTGA
- a CDS encoding serine hydrolase domain-containing protein, with protein sequence MARLRQEVDPAEAGLDEKALDRLDRYVTRLVDDGRLPGFLVALARGGRIAHLTTYGRRDVAAGLPVEADTLWRIYSMTKPVTAVAVLLLVEEGRLSLDDPLDRHLPAFADPRVYVDGSGADMRTRPAGGPILIRHLLTHTAGMTFGFYHRHPVDALYRDSGLEYSVPPGADLTETTEVYARMPLQFEPGTRWNYSVASNVLGRVVEVVSGQPLDAFFAERILRPLGMTDTGFHIEPGPSEQAGRLAELYGETDDGGIQPVPGLPVHGRPRFLSGSGGLVSSAYDFHRFMEMLRRGGELDGVRLLSADSVGLMTRNQLPGDATLRSFGAPVHQEPGNDGLGFGFNVSVVTDPSRTLAPSSPGTYGWTGAATTAFWVDPAHELTVQFMTQVRPKTLKVFPELRRLVHEALRD encoded by the coding sequence ATGGCACGGCTGCGGCAGGAAGTCGACCCGGCTGAGGCGGGGCTGGACGAGAAGGCGCTGGACCGGCTGGACCGGTATGTCACCCGCCTCGTCGACGACGGGCGGCTGCCCGGCTTTCTGGTGGCCCTGGCGCGCGGCGGCCGGATCGCCCACCTCACCACCTACGGCCGGCGCGACGTCGCGGCCGGGCTGCCGGTCGAGGCGGACACGCTGTGGCGGATCTACTCCATGACCAAGCCGGTGACCGCCGTCGCCGTGCTGCTGCTGGTGGAGGAGGGCCGGCTGTCCCTGGACGACCCGCTCGACCGGCACCTGCCCGCGTTCGCCGACCCCCGGGTGTACGTGGACGGATCGGGTGCGGACATGCGCACCCGCCCGGCCGGCGGACCGATCCTGATCCGGCATCTGCTCACCCACACCGCGGGCATGACCTTCGGTTTCTACCACCGGCACCCCGTCGACGCCCTCTACCGCGACTCCGGCCTGGAGTACTCGGTGCCGCCCGGCGCCGATCTGACCGAGACCACCGAGGTCTACGCGCGGATGCCGCTGCAGTTCGAGCCGGGCACGCGGTGGAACTACTCGGTCGCCTCGAACGTGCTGGGCCGGGTTGTCGAGGTGGTGTCGGGGCAGCCGCTGGACGCCTTCTTCGCCGAGCGGATCCTGCGTCCGCTCGGCATGACCGACACCGGTTTCCACATCGAGCCCGGACCGTCCGAACAGGCGGGCAGGCTGGCCGAGTTGTACGGCGAGACGGACGACGGCGGCATCCAGCCGGTGCCGGGACTGCCGGTGCACGGCCGGCCGAGGTTCCTGTCCGGCAGCGGCGGCCTGGTCTCCTCGGCGTACGACTTCCACCGGTTCATGGAGATGCTGCGCCGGGGCGGTGAACTCGACGGCGTCCGGCTGCTGTCCGCGGACAGCGTCGGGCTGATGACCCGCAACCAGCTGCCCGGCGACGCGACATTGCGGTCCTTCGGCGCGCCGGTCCACCAGGAGCCCGGCAACGACGGGCTCGGCTTCGGCTTCAACGTCTCGGTGGTCACCGACCCCTCCCGCACCCTGGCCCCCTCCAGCCCCGGCACCTACGGCTGGACCGGCGCGGCCACGACCGCGTTCTGGGTGGACCCGGCCCATGAGCTGACGGTGCAGTTCATGACGCAGGTGCGCCCGAAGACGCTGAAGGTCTTCCCCGAGCTGCGGCGGCTGGTCCACGAGGCCCTGCGGGACTGA
- a CDS encoding TetR/AcrR family transcriptional regulator, whose amino-acid sequence MTSVEEPVRPGGRVRDAARTKAEIIDVATQEFARAGYDGARVDEIAARTRTTKRMIYYYFGGKEQLFTAVLERAYGVIRDAEQQLDVEHLDPVAAIRRLAELTFDHHERHPDFIRLVSIENIHGAEHIAASEKLGRIGSPALEVIRRILTAGQESGLFTADVDAVDLHAMISSFCFFRVANRHTFGALFGRDLVDPAQREHYRTMLGDMVIAYLTAERTAG is encoded by the coding sequence ATGACCAGCGTCGAAGAACCGGTACGACCCGGGGGACGGGTGCGCGACGCCGCCCGCACCAAGGCCGAGATCATCGACGTGGCCACGCAGGAGTTCGCGCGGGCCGGCTACGACGGCGCCCGCGTCGACGAGATCGCGGCCCGCACCCGCACCACCAAGCGGATGATCTACTACTACTTCGGCGGCAAGGAGCAGCTGTTCACGGCCGTGCTGGAGCGGGCGTACGGGGTGATCCGGGACGCCGAGCAGCAGCTGGACGTCGAGCACCTGGACCCGGTCGCGGCGATCCGGCGGCTGGCGGAGCTGACCTTCGACCACCACGAGCGGCACCCGGACTTCATCCGCCTGGTCAGCATCGAGAACATCCACGGCGCCGAGCACATCGCGGCCTCCGAGAAACTCGGCAGGATCGGCTCGCCGGCGCTGGAGGTGATCCGCCGGATCCTCACCGCGGGGCAGGAGTCGGGGCTGTTCACGGCCGATGTGGACGCGGTCGACCTGCACGCGATGATCAGCTCGTTCTGCTTCTTCCGGGTCGCCAACCGGCACACCTTCGGCGCCCTGTTCGGCCGGGACCTGGTGGACCCCGCCCAGCGGGAGCACTACCGCACCATGCTCGGCGACATGGTGATCGCCTACCTCACCGCGGAGCGCACGGCCGGCTGA
- a CDS encoding MFS transporter: MSVPTPAPAADAPPGQPWKAATAAWIGSALEYYDFFVYGSAAALIFPKVFFDSSDPATATLLSLATFGVAYAARPLGALVLGHVGDRLGRKKIMVFTLLLMGLSTFLIGCLPTRAQAGSLAPVLLVLCRVLQGISAAGEQASATSMSLEHAPPDRRGFFTSFTLSGTQGGQLIATLVFIPVSRLPEDQLLSWGWRVPFWLSVAVAVAGYVIRRRLRETPAFARQAARGGVVRLPLAVLLREHWADVLRVIAGALIASVSTVFTVWALAYATSDAVGMSRTFMLWVGALANVAALAAIPLWATLSDRIGRRPVFLAGAVGSAAAMAGYLWAISTGSRPLTLVLGIVAFGLVYSAANGVWPAFYGEMFATRVRLSGVAVGTQTGFAVAGFAVTFAAGIAGPGGDDWSAVALFTAALCVPPALAALTARETHRVPTELLGERADRQDARAERITA, encoded by the coding sequence GTGTCCGTCCCCACGCCAGCGCCCGCCGCCGACGCCCCTCCCGGCCAGCCCTGGAAGGCGGCGACGGCCGCCTGGATCGGCAGCGCCCTCGAGTACTACGACTTCTTCGTCTACGGCAGCGCCGCCGCCCTCATCTTCCCGAAGGTGTTCTTCGACTCCTCCGACCCGGCGACCGCGACCCTGCTGTCGCTCGCCACCTTCGGCGTCGCCTACGCCGCCCGGCCGCTGGGCGCGCTCGTCCTCGGGCACGTCGGCGACCGGCTCGGCCGCAAGAAGATCATGGTGTTCACGCTGCTCCTCATGGGCCTGTCGACCTTCCTGATCGGCTGTCTGCCCACCCGCGCCCAGGCCGGCTCGCTCGCCCCGGTGCTGCTGGTGCTGTGCCGGGTGCTGCAGGGCATATCGGCGGCCGGCGAGCAGGCGAGCGCGACTTCCATGAGCCTGGAGCACGCGCCGCCGGACCGGCGGGGCTTCTTCACCAGCTTCACACTCAGCGGCACCCAGGGCGGCCAGCTCATCGCCACCCTCGTCTTCATCCCCGTCTCCCGGCTTCCGGAGGACCAGTTGCTGTCCTGGGGCTGGCGGGTGCCGTTCTGGCTGAGCGTGGCGGTGGCGGTGGCCGGCTACGTCATCCGGCGCCGGCTGCGCGAGACCCCCGCCTTCGCCCGGCAGGCGGCGCGCGGGGGCGTGGTCCGGCTGCCGCTCGCGGTGCTGCTGCGGGAGCACTGGGCGGACGTGCTGCGGGTGATCGCGGGCGCGCTGATCGCCTCGGTCAGCACGGTCTTCACGGTGTGGGCGCTGGCGTACGCCACCAGCGACGCGGTCGGCATGTCCCGTACGTTCATGCTGTGGGTGGGCGCGCTGGCCAACGTCGCCGCGCTGGCCGCGATCCCGCTGTGGGCCACACTGTCGGACCGGATCGGGCGCCGGCCGGTGTTCCTGGCCGGCGCGGTGGGCAGCGCGGCCGCGATGGCCGGGTATCTGTGGGCGATCTCCACCGGCTCCCGCCCGCTGACCCTCGTCCTCGGGATCGTGGCCTTCGGTCTGGTCTACAGCGCCGCGAACGGGGTGTGGCCCGCCTTCTACGGCGAGATGTTCGCGACCCGGGTCCGGCTGTCGGGCGTGGCCGTCGGCACGCAGACCGGTTTCGCGGTGGCCGGGTTCGCGGTCACCTTCGCCGCCGGGATCGCCGGTCCGGGCGGCGACGACTGGTCGGCGGTGGCCCTGTTCACGGCCGCGCTGTGCGTCCCGCCGGCCCTGGCCGCCCTCACCGCCCGCGAGACCCACCGGGTCCCGACGGAACTGCTCGGGGAGCGCGCGGACCGGCAGGACGCGCGAGCGGAGCGGATCACGGCCTGA
- a CDS encoding class I SAM-dependent methyltransferase translates to MTTPETTTNVTPRIPAAQGTAANGAGESGAAAHIRESGVRGSLAPGGEGDAAGDVEPGVGASVVAGAGPVGRPGERATVRLRDGEPEEPPRYAPEWLRLREGADAAARAEELLDPLRARLAGCAGQGGALAVHDLGCGTGSMGRWLAPRLAGAQHWILHDHDPYLLHFAAVGSPRSAADGSGVTVETRRGDVARLTPDALAGASLVTASALLDVLTREEVVTLADACAGAGCPALLTLSVAGRVELTPDDPLDRDIAEAFNAHQRRNGMLGPDAVTVACEAFAARGAAVRVHPSPWRLGPEESALTEQWLRGWVGAAVEQRPGLRERAERYLRDRLAACAAGELRVVVHHSDLLALPRPTGGAS, encoded by the coding sequence ATGACCACGCCGGAGACCACGACGAACGTCACGCCGCGCATCCCGGCGGCCCAGGGGACGGCGGCGAACGGCGCCGGGGAGTCCGGTGCCGCCGCTCACATCCGGGAGAGCGGCGTCCGCGGCTCCCTCGCCCCCGGGGGCGAGGGTGATGCCGCCGGTGACGTGGAGCCGGGCGTGGGTGCGTCCGTCGTCGCCGGGGCCGGGCCCGTCGGGCGGCCCGGGGAGCGGGCCACCGTACGGCTGCGCGACGGCGAGCCGGAGGAGCCGCCCCGGTACGCGCCCGAATGGCTGCGGTTGCGGGAGGGGGCCGACGCGGCCGCGCGCGCCGAGGAGTTGCTGGACCCGCTGCGGGCCCGGCTGGCCGGCTGCGCGGGCCAGGGCGGCGCGCTGGCCGTGCACGACCTGGGCTGCGGCACCGGTTCGATGGGCCGCTGGCTCGCGCCCCGGCTGGCCGGCGCACAGCACTGGATCCTGCACGACCACGACCCCTACCTGCTGCACTTCGCCGCCGTGGGCTCTCCGCGCTCCGCCGCCGACGGCAGCGGCGTCACCGTGGAGACCCGGCGCGGCGACGTCGCCCGGCTGACACCGGACGCGCTGGCCGGGGCGTCGCTGGTCACCGCCTCCGCGCTGCTCGACGTGCTCACCCGCGAGGAGGTCGTCACCCTCGCCGACGCCTGCGCCGGGGCCGGCTGCCCCGCGCTGCTCACGCTGTCCGTGGCCGGCCGGGTCGAACTCACCCCGGACGACCCCCTGGACAGGGACATCGCCGAGGCGTTCAACGCCCATCAGCGGCGCAACGGGATGCTCGGACCGGACGCGGTCACCGTGGCCTGCGAGGCGTTCGCCGCGCGCGGGGCCGCCGTACGGGTGCATCCGAGCCCGTGGCGGCTCGGCCCCGAGGAGTCCGCGCTGACCGAGCAGTGGCTGCGCGGCTGGGTGGGCGCGGCCGTGGAGCAACGGCCCGGACTGCGCGAGCGTGCGGAGCGGTATCTGCGGGACCGGCTCGCCGCCTGTGCCGCCGGTGAACTGCGGGTCGTGGTCCACCACAGCGACCTGCTGGCCCTGCCCCGGCCGACGGGCGGAGCGTCATGA
- a CDS encoding NAD(P)-dependent oxidoreductase, with translation MNVGFIGLGVMGRPMAQRLASAGTPLVVWNRTPERAAPLREAGARVAADADEVFAGAEAVLLMLADETAVDTVLGRGTPALAARVAGRTVVHMGTTSPEYSHALETDVRAAGGRYVEAPVSGSRVPAEEGQLVAMLAGEPDAVDAVRPLLAPMCRETFVCGPAPSALLMKLAVNLFLITQVTGLTEAFHFAERQGLDRRLFLDVLDAGPMASGVSRMKAPKLFGRDFSVQAAALDVLKNNRLIAEAARKAQLASPLLDVCHTLFEETVAQGHGAQDMVAVLHAIETRTAEAS, from the coding sequence GTGAACGTCGGTTTCATCGGTCTCGGGGTGATGGGCCGCCCCATGGCACAGCGCCTGGCGTCCGCCGGCACTCCGCTGGTGGTCTGGAACCGCACCCCGGAGCGCGCCGCGCCGCTGCGGGAAGCCGGGGCGAGGGTCGCCGCGGACGCCGACGAGGTGTTCGCCGGGGCGGAGGCCGTCCTGCTGATGCTGGCGGACGAGACCGCAGTCGACACCGTCCTCGGCCGCGGCACGCCGGCGCTGGCCGCACGGGTCGCCGGGCGCACCGTCGTCCACATGGGCACCACCTCCCCCGAGTACTCCCACGCCCTGGAGACCGACGTCCGCGCGGCCGGCGGCCGGTACGTCGAGGCGCCCGTCTCCGGATCACGGGTGCCCGCGGAGGAGGGGCAGCTGGTGGCGATGCTCGCCGGGGAACCGGACGCGGTGGACGCCGTACGGCCGCTGCTCGCGCCGATGTGCCGGGAGACGTTCGTGTGCGGCCCGGCGCCGAGCGCGCTGCTGATGAAGCTGGCCGTGAACCTCTTCCTGATCACCCAGGTGACCGGGCTGACCGAGGCGTTCCACTTCGCCGAGCGGCAGGGCCTGGACCGGCGGCTGTTCCTGGACGTCCTCGACGCGGGGCCCATGGCCAGCGGCGTGTCCCGGATGAAGGCGCCCAAGCTGTTCGGCCGGGACTTCTCGGTGCAGGCGGCCGCGCTGGACGTCCTGAAGAACAACCGGCTCATCGCCGAGGCGGCCCGCAAGGCGCAGCTGGCCTCGCCGCTCCTCGACGTCTGCCACACCCTGTTCGAGGAGACGGTGGCGCAGGGGCACGGCGCCCAGGACATGGTCGCCGTCCTGCACGCCATCGAGACGCGGACCGCCGAAGCGTCGTGA
- the ribA gene encoding GTP cyclohydrolase II yields the protein MTENTGVNMGVLGKKSPRRSGAERVVNAPLPTVYGEFQAIGYLDHDRGDEQVALVYGEIGTENVLTRLHSECLTGDAFGSRHCECGDQLASALRAVVAEGSGIVVYLRGHEGRGIGLLAKLRAMALQAEGLDTVEANLALGLPVDARDYGIAAEILHDLGVRSVRLMSNNPRKREALVRHGIQVAERVPLLIEPCESNITYLRTKRERLDHILPHLDAVAHGS from the coding sequence ATGACAGAAAACACCGGCGTCAACATGGGCGTACTCGGCAAGAAGTCCCCGCGGCGTTCGGGCGCGGAACGCGTCGTGAACGCACCGCTGCCCACCGTGTACGGCGAATTCCAGGCGATCGGCTACCTGGACCACGACCGCGGTGACGAGCAAGTGGCCCTGGTGTACGGCGAGATCGGCACCGAGAACGTGCTGACCCGGCTGCACTCCGAATGCCTCACCGGCGACGCGTTCGGCTCCCGGCACTGCGAGTGCGGCGACCAGCTGGCCTCCGCGCTGCGTGCCGTCGTCGCCGAAGGCAGCGGCATCGTCGTCTACTTGAGAGGCCACGAGGGCCGCGGCATCGGACTGCTCGCCAAGCTGCGCGCCATGGCCCTGCAGGCGGAGGGCCTGGACACGGTGGAGGCGAACCTCGCGCTCGGTCTCCCCGTCGACGCCCGCGACTACGGCATCGCCGCCGAGATCCTGCACGACCTCGGGGTGCGTTCGGTCCGCCTGATGTCCAACAACCCGCGCAAGCGGGAGGCGCTGGTCCGGCACGGCATCCAGGTCGCCGAGCGGGTGCCGCTGCTGATCGAGCCGTGCGAGAGCAACATCACGTATCTGCGCACCAAGCGGGAGCGGCTGGACCACATCCTGCCCCACCTGGACGCCGTCGCCCACGGCTCCTGA
- a CDS encoding TetR/AcrR family transcriptional regulator gives MSEARHGPRERMVFSAAQLIRRDGVAATGMREVAAHAGAPRGSLQHYFPGGKEQLVNEAVGWAGRYAGKRIARFLAGLQEPTPSGLFAAMVAQWTDEYAAHGFATGCPVAAATVDCASAGGSTREAVAAAFTTWRTPLAEALAGMGVPEARAESLATLMISTLEGAILMARAEQDVRPLTTAVRELGPLLDAAVARDR, from the coding sequence ATGAGCGAGGCGCGACACGGGCCGCGGGAGCGGATGGTCTTCAGCGCGGCCCAGCTCATCCGGCGCGACGGCGTCGCCGCGACCGGCATGCGCGAGGTCGCCGCACACGCGGGCGCACCGCGCGGCTCGCTCCAGCACTACTTCCCGGGCGGGAAGGAACAACTGGTCAACGAGGCGGTCGGCTGGGCCGGCCGGTACGCCGGCAAGCGCATCGCGCGCTTCCTCGCGGGGCTCCAGGAGCCGACGCCGAGCGGTCTGTTCGCGGCGATGGTCGCGCAGTGGACCGACGAGTACGCGGCGCACGGCTTCGCGACCGGCTGCCCGGTCGCCGCCGCCACCGTCGACTGCGCCTCCGCCGGCGGCTCGACCCGCGAGGCCGTGGCCGCCGCCTTCACCACCTGGCGCACCCCGCTCGCCGAGGCGCTGGCCGGCATGGGCGTGCCCGAGGCCCGCGCCGAGTCCCTGGCCACGCTGATGATCAGCACGCTGGAGGGCGCGATCCTGATGGCCCGCGCCGAACAGGACGTACGGCCCCTGACCACGGCCGTACGGGAACTCGGCCCCCTGCTGGACGCGGCGGTGGCCCGGGACCGTTGA